A stretch of Candidatus Sphingomonas phytovorans DNA encodes these proteins:
- a CDS encoding 2OG-Fe(II) oxygenase, which yields MKQSIVDFIAPSAAASSPATRVAACDWRSATQELDSQGSTILPGLLTPEESRAIAASYSDESRFRSHVHMARYGFGKGEYRYFRYPLPDLVGELRATLYQRLASLADAWNERMGIDVRYPADHASFLERCHEAGQRRPTPLLLQYGPGDYNCLHQDLYGEHVFPIQVAILLSEPGVDFTGGEFVLTEQRPRMQSRAEVVPLRQGDAVAFAVHNRPVQGTRGTYRVNLRHGVSRVRSGSRHTVGIIFHDAT from the coding sequence GTGAAACAATCGATCGTCGATTTCATCGCGCCCTCGGCCGCGGCCAGCTCCCCGGCAACACGGGTTGCCGCATGCGACTGGCGATCGGCTACCCAGGAACTGGACAGCCAGGGATCAACGATACTGCCCGGGCTACTCACGCCGGAGGAAAGCCGCGCGATCGCGGCGTCCTATTCCGACGAAAGCCGCTTTCGGAGCCACGTCCACATGGCCCGCTACGGGTTCGGCAAGGGCGAGTATCGTTACTTCCGCTATCCGCTGCCCGATCTCGTCGGCGAGTTACGTGCGACGCTCTATCAGCGCCTGGCGAGCCTCGCGGATGCGTGGAACGAGCGCATGGGCATCGACGTGCGATATCCCGCCGACCACGCATCCTTCCTCGAACGATGCCATGAGGCTGGCCAGCGCCGCCCGACGCCGCTGCTCCTGCAATATGGGCCGGGCGACTATAATTGCCTCCATCAGGATCTCTACGGCGAGCATGTCTTTCCGATCCAGGTGGCGATCCTGCTTTCCGAGCCGGGGGTGGATTTCACCGGTGGCGAGTTCGTGCTGACCGAGCAGCGGCCCCGCATGCAGAGCCGGGCGGAGGTCGTGCCGCTTCGGCAAGGTGATGCCGTCGCCTTCGCCGTTCACAACCGACCCGTGCAGGGCACGAGGGGCACCTATCGTGTCAACCTGCGCCATGGCGTGAGCCGTGTACGGTCTGGCAGCAGGCACACCGTCGGGATCATCTTCCACGACGCGACGTGA
- a CDS encoding alpha/beta hydrolase — protein MSNKAIKSVVLVHGGFVDGSGWEGTYRALTSKGYKVSIVQNPTISLDDDVAVTKRVIDAADGDVILVGHSYGGAVITEAGNHPKVAGLVYVTAFALDAGESVGKLIANPAPGAPVPPILPPVDGFLMLDQDKFAASFAADVEPEQADFMAKSQVPWGLDALNGEVTTAAWKNKPSWYLVATDDHMIPVPAQRMMANRAGAKTIDQAGSHAVYVSQPDVVADFIDSAARGATD, from the coding sequence ATGTCGAACAAAGCAATCAAGTCGGTCGTCCTGGTCCATGGCGGTTTCGTCGACGGCTCGGGCTGGGAAGGAACCTACCGCGCCCTGACCAGCAAGGGCTACAAGGTCAGCATCGTTCAGAACCCCACCATTTCCCTTGACGACGATGTCGCCGTGACGAAGCGGGTGATCGACGCTGCGGACGGCGATGTGATCCTGGTTGGTCATTCCTATGGCGGCGCGGTCATCACCGAGGCTGGCAATCATCCGAAGGTCGCCGGGCTGGTCTATGTCACCGCCTTTGCGCTCGACGCCGGCGAATCCGTCGGCAAGCTGATCGCCAACCCTGCGCCGGGCGCACCGGTGCCGCCGATCCTGCCGCCGGTCGATGGCTTCCTCATGCTCGACCAGGACAAGTTCGCGGCCTCGTTCGCCGCCGACGTGGAACCGGAACAAGCGGATTTCATGGCGAAGTCGCAAGTGCCATGGGGGCTTGATGCCCTGAACGGCGAGGTGACCACGGCCGCCTGGAAGAACAAGCCCTCCTGGTATCTGGTCGCGACCGACGATCACATGATCCCCGTTCCCGCCCAGCGCATGATGGCGAACCGCGCCGGCGCGAAGACGATCGATCAGGCCGGCAGCCATGCGGTCTATGTCTCGCAGCCTGATGTCGTCGCTGACTTCATCGACAGCGCGGCGCGCGGCGCGACCGATTAA
- a CDS encoding LysR family transcriptional regulator: MTTMKANADLRNIDLNLLLVFDVLHRTRNTTRAAEQLHLTQPAVSNALKRLRDLFDDVLFVKTATGMQPTPRADSIAAFLDEGLASIRLAVKAGAAFDPATATRTFHLYVSDIGQSVFIPPLAARLRTVAPHIHLSTHYVPLETAQQMMKLGQIDLAIGNFTGLHGDFVQQKLFDETYAVLVRAEHPEIGATLSIDQFFAVEHIDYTPTVGSHARFESELEALSTKSGKTRNVALRLAHSFGIGRIVASSDLIASVPSRVASALANSEDVRAVAFPVEIPTVDISQFWHERCHRDDGHQWLRSLIYEIFNDKRPSSVNQAQLGPGTANPT, from the coding sequence ATGACGACCATGAAGGCCAATGCCGACCTGCGAAATATCGACCTCAACCTCCTGCTTGTTTTCGACGTGCTTCATCGCACCCGGAATACGACGCGAGCGGCCGAGCAATTGCATCTCACCCAGCCCGCGGTGAGCAACGCGCTCAAACGGCTGCGGGATCTGTTTGACGATGTGCTGTTCGTAAAGACCGCGACCGGTATGCAACCGACGCCGAGGGCGGACAGCATTGCGGCATTTCTCGACGAGGGCCTTGCCTCGATCCGCCTGGCGGTGAAGGCTGGCGCGGCATTCGATCCCGCCACCGCGACGCGCACCTTCCACTTGTACGTCAGCGACATCGGGCAATCCGTTTTCATACCCCCGCTTGCCGCCAGGCTCAGGACGGTCGCCCCCCACATCCATCTGTCCACGCACTACGTGCCGCTCGAGACGGCACAGCAGATGATGAAACTCGGCCAGATAGACCTGGCCATCGGCAACTTCACCGGGCTCCACGGGGACTTCGTTCAACAAAAGCTGTTCGATGAAACCTATGCGGTGCTCGTTCGCGCAGAGCATCCGGAGATCGGCGCTACGCTATCCATCGATCAATTCTTCGCCGTGGAGCATATCGACTATACGCCCACCGTCGGCAGCCACGCGCGTTTCGAATCGGAACTCGAAGCGCTTTCGACCAAGTCTGGAAAGACCCGTAACGTAGCGCTGCGGCTGGCACACTCCTTCGGCATCGGCCGCATCGTGGCATCGAGCGATCTGATCGCCAGTGTCCCAAGCCGTGTCGCGAGCGCCCTTGCCAATTCGGAGGATGTTCGCGCCGTGGCCTTCCCGGTTGAAATACCAACCGTCGATATCTCGCAATTCTGGCATGAACGATGCCATCGCGACGACGGGCACCAATGGCTGCGCTCGCTCATCTACGAAATATTCAACGACAAGCGGCCGAGCTCGGTAAATCAGGCACAATTGGGGCCCGGGACAGCTAATCCCACGTAA
- a CDS encoding helix-turn-helix domain-containing protein, whose translation MKISAGHAEPLFPTDEGILRPDSPSPSLRMERFSPPSSLQPYLDHLWIAEWDIPAETSLPLDIVAMPCVNLVLVGENAFVAGVKTERQRHVLSGSGRIAGLRFKPGGFRPFFLQPVARIRNMEIPAASVHPSLSPAWARSCLSRDDFGVTAGQVFETVAALPVHRVPRTEAVERILKICWSQPELPVPAIARSGGLNIRTLEALFHDSVGVSLVWIRRQIRALSAMRMGGHEGGWAGIAQQLGYSDQAHMTNQFKQAIGVPPGIFLRKTGR comes from the coding sequence TTGAAGATTTCCGCAGGTCATGCCGAACCACTGTTCCCGACGGATGAAGGGATATTGCGACCCGACTCCCCGTCACCGTCGCTGCGCATGGAGCGTTTTTCACCGCCATCGTCGTTGCAGCCCTATCTGGATCATCTCTGGATCGCCGAATGGGACATCCCGGCGGAAACCTCTCTCCCGCTGGACATTGTCGCGATGCCCTGCGTCAACCTGGTGCTGGTGGGCGAAAACGCCTTTGTGGCAGGCGTCAAAACAGAGCGCCAACGCCATGTTCTCTCGGGCTCCGGCCGTATTGCGGGGCTCCGCTTCAAGCCTGGTGGATTTCGCCCTTTCTTCCTGCAGCCGGTCGCGAGGATACGGAATATGGAAATACCGGCTGCCTCCGTGCATCCGTCGCTCAGCCCGGCATGGGCGCGATCATGCCTGTCGAGGGACGATTTCGGTGTCACGGCAGGACAGGTGTTCGAAACGGTCGCCGCGCTGCCGGTTCATCGCGTGCCCAGGACCGAGGCCGTGGAGCGGATCCTCAAGATCTGCTGGAGCCAGCCGGAACTGCCGGTTCCGGCCATTGCCAGGTCAGGCGGGCTGAACATTCGCACCTTGGAAGCATTGTTCCATGATTCAGTGGGCGTGAGCCTGGTCTGGATCAGGCGGCAGATACGGGCCCTGTCCGCAATGCGCATGGGAGGGCATGAAGGCGGGTGGGCCGGGATCGCTCAGCAACTCGGCTACAGCGATCAGGCGCATATGACGAACCAGTTCAAGCAGGCCATTGGCGTTCCGCCCGGCATTTTCCTCAGAAAGACAGGACGCTGA
- a CDS encoding SRPBCC family protein — protein MQSVFEIETSRFMPVPQEAAWRALIDPEQVRQYMFGAQVESSGVVGGPIAYRYEWDGKVFFDRGTITALEPPRMLAMTVARESDSGQAVPDGYNTLMFEVRHEPGGCRVAVRQGNNPSQELADRSKQNWDGVLDQLERFLKSLPEHE, from the coding sequence ATGCAATCGGTTTTCGAGATTGAGACGTCGCGGTTCATGCCGGTGCCGCAGGAAGCGGCCTGGAGGGCTCTCATCGACCCGGAGCAGGTCCGGCAGTATATGTTCGGAGCGCAGGTCGAAAGCTCGGGCGTGGTCGGTGGCCCCATTGCCTATCGCTACGAATGGGACGGCAAGGTGTTCTTCGATCGTGGGACGATTACCGCGCTGGAACCTCCCCGCATGCTCGCCATGACCGTGGCGCGCGAAAGCGATTCCGGGCAGGCTGTGCCCGACGGCTACAACACGCTCATGTTCGAGGTTCGGCACGAGCCAGGCGGATGCCGGGTTGCCGTTCGCCAGGGCAACAATCCGAGCCAGGAACTCGCCGACAGGTCGAAGCAGAACTGGGATGGTGTGCTGGATCAGCTTGAACGCTTCCTGAAATCATTGCCTGAACACGAGTAG
- the asd gene encoding archaetidylserine decarboxylase (Phosphatidylserine decarboxylase is synthesized as a single chain precursor. Generation of the pyruvoyl active site from a Ser is coupled to cleavage of a Gly-Ser bond between the larger (beta) and smaller (alpha chains). It is an integral membrane protein.), with protein sequence MSDHLKILLQYLLPKRRLTIFAGQIAGAQGSAMTLPLIRWFVRKYGVDMTEAENPDIASYGSFNEFFTRPLKIGARPLATADFICPVDGAISQFGAIDDDQILQAKGHRFTTTELVGGDTALASLFRHGSFANLYLSPRDYHRLHMPCDGKLSRMIYVPGALFSVNPTTARGVPKLFARNERVVCVFESPECGPFVMVLVGATIVGSMATVWHGVVNPERTGKVAEWTYADQDIVLKKGQEMGRFLLGSTIVMLFRQDTVAFNKDWAPKRPVRLGEMMGNSPG encoded by the coding sequence ATGTCCGATCACCTGAAGATTCTGCTTCAATATCTGCTGCCCAAGCGGCGCCTGACCATTTTCGCGGGCCAGATCGCCGGAGCGCAGGGCAGCGCGATGACGCTCCCGCTGATCCGCTGGTTCGTTCGCAAGTACGGCGTCGATATGACCGAAGCCGAGAATCCAGACATCGCCAGCTATGGCAGCTTCAATGAGTTCTTCACCCGCCCGCTCAAGATAGGCGCTCGGCCTCTCGCCACGGCTGACTTCATCTGCCCGGTGGACGGTGCGATCAGCCAGTTCGGCGCCATTGATGACGACCAGATACTCCAGGCCAAGGGCCATCGCTTCACCACCACCGAACTGGTCGGCGGCGACACTGCGCTGGCGAGCCTGTTCCGCCACGGCAGCTTTGCCAATCTTTACCTGTCGCCCAGGGATTACCACCGCCTGCACATGCCCTGTGACGGCAAGCTTAGCCGGATGATCTACGTCCCGGGCGCGCTGTTCTCCGTGAACCCGACCACGGCGCGCGGCGTGCCGAAGCTTTTCGCGCGCAACGAGCGCGTGGTGTGCGTGTTCGAATCCCCGGAATGTGGCCCGTTTGTGATGGTGCTGGTGGGCGCGACCATCGTCGGCAGCATGGCGACCGTCTGGCACGGCGTGGTCAATCCGGAGCGTACCGGCAAGGTTGCCGAATGGACCTATGCCGATCAGGACATCGTGCTGAAAAAGGGCCAGGAAATGGGCCGCTTCCTTCTCGGCTCGACGATCGTGATGCTGTTCAGGCAGGACACCGTCGCCTTCAACAAAGACTGGGCGCCCAAACGGCCAGTGCGCCTCGGCGAGATGATGGGCAACAGCCCCGGCTGA
- a CDS encoding NHL repeat-containing protein has translation MFRKSPGKIVILAALLVLAAVGGGLWLLQTLGWFAPAPTRFGWQADLATVAGDGVRGHADGAPAGARFSDPFAVAIDARGALYVADAGDTKRVRKIDADGTVTTLPGSFDTPSGIALDTAGNIIVADTGANAIRMISPAGAVTTLAGDGVAGLRDGVAAQARFNGPIGVAADDKGNVYVADSYNDRIRLITPDGQVRTLAGGDAPGFADGQGAAAAFDTPSGLAIDRHGALLVADTGNDAIRKVDKDGLVSTVARTDPGDGAGLLKAPIALAPTWDGFLYIASFRRARIVQISPTGELRVLAGPGAAIDGNAALPLTGPAGLAIDRAGALYVADASAYAIRKLTPRRAGASAKVAALEPAPPALVRAPVFPWPVAPQYGWHEVVGDMGEVRGNYQGESRDHLHAGLDISAPVGEQVLASANETVQDPLPNWDVEGLSEGLRIDQLTYIHMRVGRSPTGAPLDPARFQVIRDAGGHVTRVRVKRGTRFRVGDPLGTINRMAHVHLELGPPRAKVNALLLHFPGFADHIAPHIDDVHILDGAGQRLTEMQNGRLIVLAAGGTVAIVAEAWDQVDGNAARRRLGLYRAGFQILKADGTPVRGYEQPRITLEFDRMPTAADAAKIAYAPASGDTVHSDQRTRFLYVVTNMVRHGHAAQGGWNPADIPPGNYTIRIYAADRAGNVASTGRDLPITIR, from the coding sequence ATGTTCAGGAAATCCCCCGGCAAAATCGTCATTCTGGCCGCCCTGCTCGTTCTGGCTGCGGTGGGGGGTGGTCTCTGGCTGTTGCAGACTCTGGGCTGGTTCGCGCCCGCTCCGACCAGATTCGGCTGGCAGGCGGATCTTGCGACCGTGGCTGGCGACGGCGTTCGCGGCCATGCCGATGGCGCACCGGCCGGCGCGCGCTTCAGCGATCCGTTCGCGGTCGCGATCGACGCGCGCGGCGCGCTCTATGTGGCGGATGCCGGCGACACCAAACGAGTCCGCAAGATCGACGCGGACGGCACCGTCACGACCCTGCCAGGATCGTTCGACACGCCGTCCGGCATCGCCCTCGACACCGCGGGCAATATCATCGTCGCGGATACGGGGGCCAACGCGATCCGCATGATCAGCCCCGCCGGGGCCGTCACCACCCTCGCGGGGGACGGGGTGGCTGGGCTCCGCGACGGTGTGGCGGCGCAAGCGCGCTTCAACGGGCCGATCGGGGTGGCGGCTGACGACAAGGGCAATGTCTATGTCGCTGACAGCTATAATGACCGGATTCGCCTCATCACGCCTGATGGCCAGGTGCGGACGCTCGCGGGTGGCGACGCGCCGGGTTTCGCTGACGGCCAGGGTGCCGCCGCCGCTTTCGATACACCCAGCGGCCTCGCGATCGACCGCCACGGCGCGCTGCTCGTCGCCGATACCGGCAACGATGCGATCCGCAAGGTCGACAAGGATGGTCTTGTCTCGACCGTCGCCAGAACCGATCCGGGCGACGGGGCAGGCCTGCTGAAGGCGCCGATCGCGCTGGCGCCGACCTGGGACGGGTTCCTGTACATCGCCTCCTTCCGCCGCGCGCGTATCGTGCAGATATCGCCCACGGGTGAGCTGCGCGTGCTGGCCGGGCCGGGGGCCGCGATCGATGGCAACGCCGCGCTGCCGCTGACCGGTCCTGCCGGCCTGGCGATCGATCGGGCGGGAGCGCTCTACGTCGCCGACGCCTCGGCCTATGCGATCCGCAAGCTCACCCCGCGCCGCGCCGGTGCCTCCGCCAAGGTGGCCGCGCTTGAACCCGCGCCGCCGGCCCTCGTCCGCGCGCCGGTGTTCCCGTGGCCGGTCGCGCCGCAATATGGCTGGCACGAAGTGGTCGGCGACATGGGCGAGGTGCGTGGCAATTATCAGGGCGAGAGCCGCGATCACCTTCATGCCGGTCTCGATATCAGCGCGCCGGTGGGAGAGCAGGTGCTCGCCTCAGCGAACGAGACGGTGCAGGATCCGCTGCCCAATTGGGACGTGGAAGGGCTGAGCGAAGGCCTGCGCATCGACCAACTCACCTATATCCATATGCGCGTTGGCCGCAGTCCGACGGGTGCGCCGCTCGATCCCGCGCGCTTCCAGGTGATCCGCGATGCCGGGGGCCATGTCACCCGCGTGCGGGTCAAGCGTGGCACCCGTTTCCGCGTCGGCGATCCGCTTGGCACGATCAACCGCATGGCGCACGTCCATCTCGAACTCGGACCGCCGCGCGCCAAGGTCAACGCGTTGCTGCTGCATTTCCCAGGTTTCGCTGATCATATCGCGCCGCATATCGATGACGTGCATATCCTCGATGGGGCAGGCCAGCGCCTGACAGAGATGCAAAATGGCCGCCTCATCGTTCTTGCCGCTGGCGGCACCGTCGCCATCGTCGCCGAAGCCTGGGATCAGGTCGATGGCAACGCCGCCCGACGTCGCCTCGGCCTGTACAGGGCGGGCTTCCAGATATTGAAGGCCGACGGCACGCCGGTGCGTGGGTACGAGCAGCCGCGCATCACGCTCGAATTCGATCGCATGCCGACAGCAGCCGATGCTGCAAAGATCGCCTATGCCCCCGCCAGCGGCGACACAGTCCATAGCGACCAGCGGACACGCTTTCTCTACGTCGTCACCAACATGGTGCGGCACGGTCACGCTGCGCAGGGTGGCTGGAACCCGGCGGATATCCCGCCCGGTAACTACACCATCCGCATCTACGCCGCCGACCGGGCCGGGAATGTCGCATCGACCGGACGTGATCTCCCGATCACCATCCGCTGA
- a CDS encoding TonB-dependent receptor, which produces MCLTHGLRRFFGPSNHRASKPAARFAAGLLGGMAMIAPAPAQAGQGGRSVLFDIPAQGLSAALDQFARQAGVQILYPYGVATAGRNVALRGRMPVREALDRLLRGSGLEIARFTDRVVTLRAGVPSAFARRVKRLDVPLPAPSSVPERPSPLPPEIVVTGRAVGAPLAEAELSYAVTHIDAATLARQGPQSMAELFTRIPGFWVESTGGEASNNVRSRGIPTDGYSSVALLEDGLPVQYDGGLGYLNTDQIYRADPTVERVEAVRGGPSAIFMPNAPGGSVNFLTRNGLRAPGYRFSATGGSFGYGRIDGFVGVRIAPNLGVSLGGFYRRDDGLRDPGYLADQGGQLRAVIDYDNGRARLSFNVKRLDDRVILYLPVPLQFDARGDVHGIPGFDPLVGTLAGPDNLNVPFKTATGLRDFDLSRGTHSRVTFYTMTGRLPLGGLSALEVKARLRTGSTVRNGLFPIGRPMSGSIYLDSVRQQVAAAFPGTSATQIRYADTGQPFLPDSNGNGLVVGANLLSVRMPMREVIGDARLTRSVDRWGHHDLALGLTYDHASLGFDRTMGTVLLDVRSQARRLDVVALDAGGRQVGALTDNGFIRYGSLFDRVDLRSSNVALYLADEWKLAPHWRIDLGGRWERIRIGGGVEGSSPVNLGDPAMLADDAVLTGNGKITPIRRTFSGLSWTAGVNFNPGPGTGLFLRFARTARLPSATEFIGSPNRTDEAIVPITMAEAGLIVRRRHWNLSAVAYKTHFARLPFTDYRFDPVSNTYVDRTSIADTSTVGLELAGHADLPGPLQLDLQATLQDPRYRNFSYVELAGGLPVTRNVTGNQLIRVPELSLRATPSLNLFAGRLRIAPEFVHYSDRFADIANTQRLPSFSLVNIDMNARISDRLTLALHATNITNALGLTEGNPRAGSFDAGGMGSSYFLARPEFGRALRATLNFSY; this is translated from the coding sequence ATGTGTCTGACTCACGGCCTTCGTCGCTTCTTCGGGCCATCGAACCACCGTGCTTCCAAACCCGCCGCCCGGTTCGCGGCTGGCCTTCTGGGCGGCATGGCGATGATCGCCCCCGCGCCGGCCCAGGCGGGGCAGGGAGGACGGTCGGTCCTGTTCGACATCCCCGCGCAGGGACTTTCGGCAGCCCTGGACCAGTTCGCGCGTCAGGCCGGGGTTCAGATACTCTATCCCTACGGGGTCGCTACGGCGGGTCGCAACGTGGCGCTGCGCGGCCGGATGCCGGTTCGCGAGGCGCTCGACCGGTTGTTACGCGGGAGCGGGCTCGAGATTGCCCGCTTCACTGATCGGGTCGTCACCCTGCGCGCGGGTGTTCCCTCAGCATTCGCCCGGAGGGTCAAGCGGCTTGACGTCCCGCTGCCCGCGCCTTCGTCTGTTCCCGAGCGGCCTTCACCGCTTCCGCCGGAAATCGTGGTGACCGGGCGCGCCGTCGGCGCGCCGCTCGCGGAGGCCGAACTGAGCTACGCGGTCACGCATATCGATGCTGCCACGCTGGCACGCCAAGGCCCTCAGTCCATGGCTGAGCTGTTCACCCGGATTCCCGGCTTCTGGGTCGAATCGACCGGTGGGGAGGCAAGCAACAATGTCCGCTCCCGGGGGATCCCGACCGATGGTTATTCCTCGGTGGCGCTGCTCGAGGATGGGCTGCCGGTGCAATATGACGGCGGTCTCGGCTATCTGAATACCGACCAGATATATCGGGCCGATCCGACGGTCGAGCGGGTGGAAGCGGTGCGCGGCGGCCCCTCGGCGATCTTCATGCCCAACGCCCCGGGCGGCAGCGTCAACTTCCTCACCCGGAACGGATTGCGTGCTCCGGGATATCGCTTTTCAGCGACCGGCGGCAGCTTCGGCTATGGCCGGATCGACGGATTCGTCGGTGTGCGGATTGCACCCAACCTCGGGGTTTCGCTGGGGGGATTCTATCGGCGCGACGATGGCCTGCGCGATCCTGGCTATCTCGCCGACCAGGGTGGACAGCTCCGCGCCGTCATCGATTACGACAATGGCCGGGCTCGCCTGTCGTTCAACGTCAAGCGGCTGGACGACCGTGTCATTCTCTATCTGCCCGTTCCGCTCCAGTTCGATGCCCGGGGCGACGTCCACGGCATTCCCGGCTTCGATCCGCTGGTCGGCACGCTGGCCGGACCGGACAATCTCAATGTCCCGTTCAAGACCGCTACGGGCCTGCGCGATTTCGACCTGTCGCGGGGCACGCACAGCCGGGTCACCTTCTACACGATGACCGGACGGCTCCCGCTCGGCGGGTTGAGCGCGCTTGAGGTCAAGGCGCGGCTGCGGACCGGCAGCACGGTCAGGAACGGGTTGTTCCCGATCGGCCGGCCGATGTCCGGGAGCATCTATCTCGATAGCGTTCGACAGCAAGTGGCGGCGGCCTTTCCCGGCACGTCGGCGACGCAGATCCGCTACGCTGACACCGGTCAACCGTTTCTGCCCGACAGCAACGGCAACGGGCTGGTCGTCGGCGCCAACCTGCTGTCGGTACGGATGCCGATGCGCGAAGTCATCGGCGATGCGCGGCTGACGCGCAGTGTCGATCGATGGGGGCATCACGACCTGGCGCTTGGCTTGACCTATGATCATGCCAGCCTTGGCTTCGACCGGACGATGGGAACCGTGTTGCTCGATGTGCGCAGCCAGGCGCGGCGGCTCGACGTCGTCGCCCTTGATGCCGGTGGCCGGCAAGTCGGTGCGCTGACCGACAACGGTTTCATACGCTATGGCTCGCTGTTCGACCGGGTCGATCTGCGATCCTCGAACGTCGCTCTGTACTTGGCTGACGAATGGAAGCTGGCGCCCCATTGGCGCATCGACCTGGGCGGACGCTGGGAGCGGATTCGGATCGGCGGCGGTGTCGAAGGCAGTTCCCCTGTGAACCTGGGCGATCCGGCGATGCTGGCCGACGATGCTGTGCTGACCGGCAATGGCAAGATCACGCCGATCCGCCGCACTTTCTCCGGTCTCAGCTGGACCGCCGGCGTCAACTTCAATCCCGGCCCGGGCACCGGCCTGTTCCTGCGGTTCGCGCGCACCGCCAGGCTGCCGAGCGCGACCGAGTTCATCGGCTCGCCGAACCGAACCGACGAGGCGATCGTCCCGATCACGATGGCAGAGGCGGGCCTCATCGTGCGGCGCCGGCACTGGAATCTTTCAGCCGTCGCCTACAAGACTCATTTCGCGCGATTGCCGTTCACTGACTATCGCTTCGATCCGGTGTCCAATACCTATGTCGACCGGACCTCGATCGCCGATACATCCACTGTCGGGCTTGAGCTTGCCGGCCACGCGGACCTGCCGGGGCCACTGCAGCTTGACCTGCAGGCGACGCTTCAGGATCCGCGCTATCGCAATTTCAGCTATGTCGAACTGGCTGGCGGCTTGCCGGTCACGCGCAACGTCACTGGCAATCAGTTGATTCGCGTGCCGGAATTGTCCCTGCGCGCCACGCCAAGCCTCAACCTCTTCGCCGGCAGGCTGCGCATCGCGCCCGAATTCGTGCACTATTCCGATCGCTTCGCCGATATCGCGAACACGCAGCGGCTGCCGTCCTTCTCGCTCGTCAACATCGATATGAACGCCAGAATCAGTGATCGCCTGACGCTCGCGTTGCACGCGACCAATATCACTAACGCGCTCGGCCTGACCGAAGGCAATCCGAGAGCCGGATCGTTCGACGCCGGCGGCATGGGCAGCAGCTATTTTCTCGCCAGGCCTGAGTTCGGCCGTGCCCTGCGTGCGACGCTCAACTTTTCCTATTGA
- a CDS encoding DUF4880 domain-containing protein: MGEEGKAGAGLSEQAIDWLVALDCGTADEQAFDAWRTADPRHAAAFAQVAATWRRTADPRLPALLDEPAEAVALPEPDRAATGSWSRRAVAGGAVAAMLGLGGAGAMLVWPRRAFASTAVGERRTIRLPDGNHAMLNTDTRVAWRFENEPEFWIERGEAALLVRETTRPFRVYSDPIDARLGGGKFTFRIEPGGGELLVVAGRAEAAYGGTPAGTIHAGSALTVSDGAARISARSPDAIAAATAWEDGKIVFNGMPLDRAIVEFNRYLPDKIVLQQADLAGTRLGGEFQIDNPDGFLLALRDGFDIDHRQQGNQIQLFRRHD, translated from the coding sequence ATGGGAGAGGAAGGAAAGGCTGGAGCAGGGCTGAGCGAGCAGGCGATCGACTGGCTGGTGGCGCTCGATTGCGGCACCGCCGACGAGCAGGCGTTCGATGCCTGGCGCACTGCTGATCCCCGGCATGCCGCTGCCTTTGCCCAGGTCGCCGCGACGTGGCGGCGAACCGCCGACCCGCGCCTCCCCGCGCTGCTCGACGAGCCCGCCGAAGCTGTCGCGTTGCCAGAGCCCGATCGGGCAGCGACGGGAAGCTGGTCGCGCCGTGCGGTTGCCGGGGGCGCGGTTGCTGCCATGCTCGGTCTCGGCGGCGCCGGCGCCATGCTGGTGTGGCCGCGCAGGGCATTCGCCTCGACCGCGGTCGGCGAGCGCCGGACCATCCGTTTGCCTGACGGCAACCATGCGATGCTCAATACCGATACGCGCGTCGCCTGGCGTTTCGAGAATGAGCCCGAATTCTGGATTGAGCGAGGTGAGGCGGCTCTGCTCGTTCGCGAGACAACCAGGCCGTTTCGCGTATACAGCGATCCGATCGATGCGCGCCTTGGCGGCGGGAAGTTCACGTTCCGGATCGAGCCCGGCGGCGGCGAGCTTCTGGTTGTCGCCGGGAGGGCCGAGGCTGCCTATGGCGGCACGCCCGCCGGAACGATCCATGCCGGCAGCGCGCTGACGGTCAGTGACGGTGCGGCGCGGATATCCGCCCGGTCACCGGACGCCATCGCGGCCGCCACTGCCTGGGAAGATGGCAAGATCGTCTTCAACGGCATGCCGCTCGATCGGGCGATCGTCGAGTTCAATCGCTATCTTCCCGACAAGATCGTGCTGCAGCAGGCGGACCTCGCCGGCACGCGGCTCGGCGGGGAATTCCAGATCGACAACCCCGATGGCTTCCTGCTCGCCCTTCGCGACGGATTCGACATCGACCATCGCCAGCAGGGTAATCAGATCCAGCTTTTCCGCCGCCACGACTGA